The Lysobacter gummosus sequence TGCTGTACCTGGTCGCGCATTCCTTCGAACGCCAGCCGCGCACCTGGATCAACAAGCGCTACCGGCACGGCACGCCCTTGCTCGGCATGGCCCGGTTCCTCGATCGCGACGCCGCGCAAGGCTCGGTGGAACTGCGCGAACTCATCGACAGCGGCCGCATCGACTGGATCCAGTCGCCGACCGCCGGCGCGCCCGACGGCTCGCCGGACGCATCGGCCGCGACCACGCACGGCGGCTTCGACGACGACCGCGCGACCTTGGCCGCGACCCTGGCGCGCATCCTCGGTCAAGCCGGCACCACCGCCAGCTTCGACATCCACCGTTCCGAAGCCGGCAACGCCGACCGGCGCAGCGCCATCGCCCGCGCTGTCAACAAATGATCATGTTGGCGGGATAACAATGGAGTCACCGGAGCCGTACCGCCGCAGGGATCGCGGCAGCCAGCAGCGGTGCGACGCGTCCACTATCGAGACGCGTCGCACCCGGCAGGCGAGCAGGCGCACCGCGCCGCCATCACAGCGCAGCCCCCCGATCGCCCCGCAAGCAGTCTCCCCCTTTGAAAAAGGGGGATTAAGGGGGATTCGCTTCACCCCGCCGCGAACCGCCGGCCCTCAGCGACGCTCCCAGCGCCCCGGATGAAACCGCCAGGCCGGCCCATACGCATGCCAGCGCGGCCCGACGTACACATAGCCCGGCCGCGAGACCACATAGGCCCCGCCGACCCAGTAATAGCCGCGGCCGTCCCAGCGCCAATGCCCCGGCGCCCACACATACCCCGGCCGCACCCGCACCCGCTCGTACCGCGGCGGCGGAGGCGCCACGCGCACGTCCACGCCCACATAGGTGCGCGCCTGCGCCAGCGGCGCATGCGCACCCGCCAGCGTCGCCACGCCCAGTACCGCCGCCAGCATCAAAGGACGCATTGCCATGACCGTTCTCCTCGGATTCGGCGGCCACCCGCCGTTACCGATGGCAACGCCGCGGCTCAGGGCGTGTTGACGCGGGCCGGGAAAGCGTTCAGAGGCGTGCCAGATTGCTGAAGGGCGGCTGCATGGATTGGGCGAATGTGCGAGCGGGCAACGCGGCGGCAGTGGCCGAAACGCTGTCTGGATTGCCGCGGAGTTTCAGCTTCGCTGTCGTCTTTCCAGGCCGTCATTCCCGCGAACGCGGGAATCCAGCGACTTCAAACGTTCTCGGACGAAAGGCCCTGGATTCCCGCGTTCGCGGGAATGACGGTGTTGAGGGTTCTCGCGCGAAAGGCCCTGGATGTTCGGCTCCGTCGAAGTAAAGCGGAGCCCGCCTTCGCGGGCATGACGGTCTTGAGGGTTCTCGCGCGAAATGCCCTGACTATTCGGCACCGCCTGAGCAAACAGAGCCGGCGTTCGCGAAATAACCGCACGAGGATTCCGCAACCCCCATTGACACCGTGTCCCATCTCCTGCCAAAGCCGACCATCCTGCACCGCACGGCCACCCGCCAAACCGGGCCTGCTTCACGGAGCTACAATACGCACAGCCAGACCCGCGTATCGAGAAGCCGATGAGCACGACCGCCGCCCAAATTCCCGCCGCCCAGCCCGATGCCACGCCGCTGCGTTTCGTCACCGCCGCCAGTCTGTTCGACGGCCACGACGCCGCGATCAACATCATGCGTCGCCTGATCCAGGGGCAGGGCGCCGAAGTCGTCCACCTCGGCCACAACCGCTCGGTCGAGGACGTGGTCCGCGCCGCGCTGCAGGAAGACGCCGACGGCATCGCCCTGTCCAGCTACCAGGGCGGCCACGTCGAATACTTCAAGTACATGGTCGACATGCTGCGCGAGCGCGGAGCCGGCCACATCCGCGTGTTCGGCGGCGGCGGCGGCACCATCACCCCGGAAGAAATCCGCGAGCTGCAGGCCTACGGCGTCGAGCGCATCTACCACCCCAACGACGGCATGCACATGGGCCTGGTGGCGATGATCGAAGACGTGGTCCGCCGCGCCAGCGAAGGCCGCATCGCCGACACCACGCCGGACAAGCCGGCCGCGATCGACGACGAAATCACCATCGGCAAGATGCTCTCGGCGATCGAAGAGGGCACTCTCGACGAAAGCCAGCTGGCCCACCTGCGCAAGCAATGGCAACTGGCCGGCGGCAAGACCCCGGTGGTCGGCATCACCGGCACCGGCGGCGCCGGCAAGTCCTCGGTCACCGACGAACTGCTCAACCGTTTCCTCGCCAATTTCCCCGACATGCGCATGGCGGTGATCTCGGTCGACCCGACCCGCCGCCGCACCGGCGGCGCGCTGCTCGGCGATCGCATCCGCATGAACTCGCTGCGCAGCCCGCGCGTGTACATGCGCTCGATGGCCACCCGCCGCCAGAACGCCGCCACCAACACCGTGCTGAAGGACTGCATCGGCCTGCTGCGCGGCCTGGGTTACGACCTGGTCATCGTCGAAACCGCCGGCATCGGCCAGAGCGATTCGGAAATCGTCGATCTGGTCGATTTCCCCATGTACGTCATGACCAGCGACTTCGGCGCGCCGAGCCAGTTGGAAAAGATCGACATGCTCGACTACGCCGAGCTGGTCGTGCTGAACAAGTTCGACAAGCGCGGCGCCGAAGACGCCTTGCGCGACGTGCGCAAGCAGTGGAAGCGCAACCGCGTCGCCTTCGCCACGCCCGACGAAGACGTGCCCGTCTACCCGACCATCGCCAGCCAGTTCAACGACCCCGGCATCAGCTGGATGTTCGTCAACCTGTGCCGCCTGCTGCGCGAGAAACTCTCGCTGCCGGCCGAGAAGTGGTCGCCGCAAGTCGATACTTCGTTGAAGGAACCGCGCGCCACCGTGCTGATTCCCGGCGCGCGCGTGCGTTACCTCGCCGAAATCGCCGAGCAGGGCCGTTCGATCAATCGCCAGATCGAAAGCCAGTCGGAAGTCGCCGATCGCGCGCAGTCGTATTGGCAGTCGCTGCATGACCTTGAAGACCCTGAGTTGCCGAAGGCGCTGGATCTCTATCGGGCCGAAGCGTTGCTGCCCGGGCACCCTCACCCCGGCCCTCTCCCGCGCCCCGAAGGAAGTCACCTTGGGTGGCAAGCGGGAGAGGGAGAGGGAGCCGCATCGAATACCTCTCCCGCTGGCGGGAGAGGTCGCGCCGAAGGCGCGGGTGAGGGCCGCCCGGTCGCCGTGGACCGCACCCTGCTGACCTTGCGCCAGCGTTACAACGACGCCGTCCAGACCCTGTCCTCGGAAGCCCTCAAGCTCCTGCGCGACTGGCCGCAGCGTCTCAAGTCCATCACCGACGACATCACCGAATACGAAGTCCGCGGCAAGGCCATCCGCGTCGAAAACTACCGCGACTCGCTGAGCCACCAGAAAATCCCGAAGATCGCCGCGCCCGCCTACAAGAGCTGGGGCGAGCTGCTGACCTTCCTGCAGAAAGAAAACCTGCCGGGTTACTACCCCTACACCGGCGGCGTCTACCCGTACCGCCGCACCGGCGAAGACCCCATCCGCATGTTCGCCGGCGAAGGCACGCCCGAGCGCACCAACCGCCGCTTCCATTACCTGTCGGTCGGCCAGCCCGCCGCGCGCCTGTCCACCGCGTTCGACAGCGTCACGCTGTACGGCGAAGACCCCGCCGTGCGTCCGGACATCTTCGGCAAGATCGGCAACTCCGGCGTCAATATCGCCTCGCTCGACGACATGAAGAAGCTGTACTCTGGCTTCGACCTGTGCGCGCCGACCACGTCGGTGTCGATGACCATCAACGGCCCGGCGCCGATGTTGCTGGCGATGTTCATGAACACCGCCATCGATCAGCAAGTGGAAAAATACCTGCGCGAAGACGGCGCCCGCTGGGACGCCGCGCACGACAAGATCGAAGCCATCTTCAAGGACCGCAATCGCCCGCAATACAGCGGCCTGCTGCCGGAAACCAACGACGGCCTCGGCCTGGGCCTGCTCGGCATCACCGGCGACCAGGTCGTCGACGCCGAAACCTATCAGCGCATCAAGGACAAGACCCTCGCCACCGTGCGCGGCACCGTCCAGGCCGACATCCTGAAAGAGGACCAGGCGCAGAACACCTGCATCTTCAGCACCGAATTCGCTCTGCGCATGATGGGCGACATCCAGCAGTATTTCGTCGACAAGAACGTCCGCAACTTCTACTCGGTGTCGATCAGCGGTTATCACATCGCCGAAGCCGGCGCGAACCCGATCAGCCAGTTGGCTTTCACCCTGAGCAACGGCTTCACCATCGTCGAGTACTACCTCGCGCGCGGGATGAAGATCGACGA is a genomic window containing:
- a CDS encoding methylmalonyl-CoA mutase family protein is translated as MSTTAAQIPAAQPDATPLRFVTAASLFDGHDAAINIMRRLIQGQGAEVVHLGHNRSVEDVVRAALQEDADGIALSSYQGGHVEYFKYMVDMLRERGAGHIRVFGGGGGTITPEEIRELQAYGVERIYHPNDGMHMGLVAMIEDVVRRASEGRIADTTPDKPAAIDDEITIGKMLSAIEEGTLDESQLAHLRKQWQLAGGKTPVVGITGTGGAGKSSVTDELLNRFLANFPDMRMAVISVDPTRRRTGGALLGDRIRMNSLRSPRVYMRSMATRRQNAATNTVLKDCIGLLRGLGYDLVIVETAGIGQSDSEIVDLVDFPMYVMTSDFGAPSQLEKIDMLDYAELVVLNKFDKRGAEDALRDVRKQWKRNRVAFATPDEDVPVYPTIASQFNDPGISWMFVNLCRLLREKLSLPAEKWSPQVDTSLKEPRATVLIPGARVRYLAEIAEQGRSINRQIESQSEVADRAQSYWQSLHDLEDPELPKALDLYRAEALLPGHPHPGPLPRPEGSHLGWQAGEGEGAASNTSPAGGRGRAEGAGEGRPVAVDRTLLTLRQRYNDAVQTLSSEALKLLRDWPQRLKSITDDITEYEVRGKAIRVENYRDSLSHQKIPKIAAPAYKSWGELLTFLQKENLPGYYPYTGGVYPYRRTGEDPIRMFAGEGTPERTNRRFHYLSVGQPAARLSTAFDSVTLYGEDPAVRPDIFGKIGNSGVNIASLDDMKKLYSGFDLCAPTTSVSMTINGPAPMLLAMFMNTAIDQQVEKYLREDGARWDAAHDKIEAIFKDRNRPQYSGLLPETNDGLGLGLLGITGDQVVDAETYQRIKDKTLATVRGTVQADILKEDQAQNTCIFSTEFALRMMGDIQQYFVDKNVRNFYSVSISGYHIAEAGANPISQLAFTLSNGFTIVEYYLARGMKIDDFAPNLSFFFSNGMDPEYTVIGRVARRIWARAMRERYGADPRSQMMKYHIQTSGRSLHAQEIQFNDIRTTLQALYALFDNCNSLHTNAYDEAITTPTEESVRRAVAIQMIINKELGLNFNENPWQGSFAVDYLTDIVEEAVYKEFEAISERGGVLGAMDTMYQRGKIQEESLYYEHKKHDGSLPLVGVNTFLPKDHGGDIVTEIELIRSTPEEKGQQIDNVLSYQQGRNDYASEGLRSLQAAARDRKNVFASLMEAVKTHSLGQISHALYDVGGEYRRNM
- a CDS encoding YXWGXW repeat-containing protein, which produces MAMRPLMLAAVLGVATLAGAHAPLAQARTYVGVDVRVAPPPPRYERVRVRPGYVWAPGHWRWDGRGYYWVGGAYVVSRPGYVYVGPRWHAYGPAWRFHPGRWERR